The genome window gcttttgcccgcggcttcacgcgcgtgaaattttgtttgtcacaaatcgtcataaagtatagcttatatgttaaaagtttcaccaaaatccgttcagtagtttttgcgtgaaagagtaaaaaacatccagacatccaaactattgcatttataatattagtaggataatttgTAGTAATTATAAACTAACTTGTAGGCCAAAAACCCTGGACACGACACACAACTGCTTTCTCATAGAAATTAAAGTTACTTTTGGTTTCTTTGAGAGTGTGACTTTATATGTTTAAGTAGctattatggttaaaataatatgttattgatgaccaatcaaataaataagtaaatatttaatgttcaacaaaaatattcaagaagtgcagtgtaaatgtccaaggatagttatacgtgggacactatttaagttgtgagcctaactatgaaaacaaagtagtttattattaaaatggtattggttgcgtttattggtattgtctttcatgatttatgtactttttaatgtgtccgaaacacttttcatagaattttttccaCTCGccttgaggcacctccaaagcatggtttttaACAGCACCaacagttgcttctggctacataaatcgctgttcacgcatttaattttaatatatgggtaccaaaagaagtgtttagattccaagcaaaaattttgtagcgttggacctgtttatttcatattttgagtgttcaaatagtcagttgtttgacaaGACGcgtaaaagctcacattttcgtcacgaatggcgattcgactatgctggtcagtttcccttattaaactgaagacttttggaaaaaaagtggctgtttactattaagaattaaccattctaaatttctctagtgacgtttctgtcatataatcggatatttcggaaaaataggcgaccgtaagtttcaaagtgttccgagcgcatgggacttttgttggaattggttcgtcttaaaacacctccatagtcgatagctgtttattttcaggatcattatgcatacatccttaattcgtcaactgtcacaattttaaaaacggcttttaaagcttcttaaacgtatttatcaaacatttccaaggactaaacgacacaagcgtcctattgagcgtttgaaaaattttgtgacatccagcgagaaaaaaacgtattaaccataatatggtcatacaatattttattactgctagtggaattaatgcctaggattatctcaatcctacgatatatcacatgacgaggtttctcttccatttttctgacaacatcatTTTTTTCCGCCACTAatagtcattttggacgactttcgcaaagttcactggtgagccaatgacatacaatattatacttcttaaactagcgttttacaatggtaaaggacatATCTTTATCACCAAgagtgaaatttagctgaccgctttagttttgtattgattaaccacatcgaaagtcataataaatcttagcgcgaaaatttccgcaagtcaattccatgtttttgtagtcaagataattttcaattcaatgttaataatggGCGATTCTCTGTAAGCTCGTAATCGGCTGTCCCGgccgattttttcaaaaagcaattaaaatatttaaacaaaacacaCTCGTAATGAAACTTTAACCCCAAAACTTTACGGGCCCTTTGTTTTTAGAAccataactatttttagtttttttctagACTCGATTGAAGCCCGAAAAATACAGTCCCCTGGCTGTCCCCATCACTACATTTCCGCCTAGAAATTAGATTTACGAAGAAGATAATGAAACTACATACATCTGGCAGCTCATAACATAAAGAATTATaatgaaattatattattttcgtaAAACAAGCTCTcattaccaattttatttatttagtaaactCCTGTAAACTTTGTCCCCAAAATTTTAATACAGTCCCCtgccaaaaatttaaattcataatataaaaaaactataatagcTACGATGTTTTTTTTGAGTGAAATGAAATGCAATTGCTATAAAATAGGCAACCTTGCCGAATGCGGCGTTGAGATGCCTATTTTTTTAGTGTCAGAGCGTCATTTGTGAGGTGAACACGCGCTTGAATCGCCACCACACACAGTCCTCTGGTAAGTCATAATATGCAtgttaattacttaataatctctaaataaagtataaattgatataatatttatgtctCAATTGATCGGTAGATTCTTAAAACACTATTTAACATCATTTTCGTAAATATTGTGAAATCTATCAGAAATACACAGTCCCCTGGCAACAGTCCTCTGCCTGAAATTGCACAAATATGTGCATCATGTCGCAAGTATTCATTCCTGGTCCATCCTCGGCtttccaaataaatataaaacactaacaatgaggcagcaaggttctggagtagaggccatgtaccggaaaacgcagcgagaGACAAGCGACACCgagccaccttgtgggtggactgacgacctcataaaggtagcaggaaggtgttggatgcaggccgctctaCCAACTgtgtgatgtggaagtcattgggggagggcgggaggcctatgttcagcagtggacgtccagtggtgaaatgatgttgatgactAACAATGAAAAGtgtcagctgcttttgcaacaCTGGTTCTTGTGAGCATTATAACGGAAAATCTTTAATCTGCTGAACCTGAATTGACCAAAAATTCCCCTCAAAGATTTGATGATGAAATAGCAGGAACGGGTGGTACTCGGAATTCAGTGCCTCAGAGGTTAAGGTTAATTTTTGATATGAATGTTTATTAAGGAAAGTTGTTATTTCtgttaattttttataaagacattttgtttactattgatttgctataaaataataaataattgatcaATTTAAAATGACTTTTTCTTCAAGTATAACAGTCCTCTGTCTCAATTAACAGTCCCCTGTCATGATTTCTTGGAAAATCGCTAATAACtcggaaaatattaataatttcagtGGGACTTCTTATCTAACTAAAATAATagtcaattttctttgaaatggaTCACGGTTTTTtggaaaatgttaaaaataattgccAGGACAGCATTTGTATGGGACCTGTACGAGCTTACAGAGAAATGCcctaatacaaaacgtgctcaaatgataaaaatttttgaataaggttgtagtcaaaaatgtcaaacttttcattaaaagtatcagatgtcgtctaacaacacgttatgttgtcgaggctcacaacttaaatagtgccctagtattTATAATCTTGAATAAAATCTTGAATAAATTCAAgacgtaaaaaataaatttaacatCTCATCTGCATCAGTTGTTTTTACGAGTATAAAATACTTACATATCTGGTTCAACGACGATATTGCTCGGGGATTCTTCTTCCATCTCCACCTTCACCCAGACGCTCGTGAACATGTTCATGACGTTGTCTTTCAACATCGGGTCTTGGTTATCAGAATCTATGGGTTCTTCTATGGCAGGCACTTGGAGGATCATACAATCCTGTGCATCGGTTTCTTGGGATGTGTCCGGTTGATCCATAGTTActgaaaatttaaatttcaaGAGTAAAAAAACTGATGTAagtgcattttatttatttaaacttatatgcacataaaacagtgtacataaggcggacttaatgtcTTTCGGCATTTTACTCCAGTCAACTATTTGTCATAAGTCATTTTGTGGTTGAGTAAAATAAATAGGCACTTTTGGATATGGAAGAACTAAATAATGCATACTTTATTCTTTAAACAGCgaaattaagaattattatttCATGTTGCTTGGAAAACAGAAatgtgtatttaaaaaataaaagtagctcCTCTTTTAAAGCGAGGGTGTTCTGCGAGTAAATTCAGCCCACATACTTTTTAGTAGGTTGGTTTGAAAtgcaacaaaataatgtaaaatgaaATTTACAAGTAAGTTTTACCTAAGGTTGGCCAAATGGTTCGATGAGATAGTAAATTCgtactaaaacaaataaatttaacAGCAAATGAGGACATCTATTTCAATTAAAAGACAAGACATGAAGACATAAACATCTGCAATCACTTCCACTTTTTACtaagaaaataatcattttGGGTCCGTTTTACAGGTTTCTTCAGTCATAAAAAAGATAAGAACTTAACTTACATGGTTAAATGTGTTACTTTATCGGCATTGAAAGTGTAGTTTCACATTAAAAAGAACAAAAAGGCCAAAAATCAATCGACTCGCACAAGCctcaaattgtatttttttgtagcCGATGCAGTGTTGTTCCTGACAAATTTAGGGTTGCCGTATTCTAATTCTAAAATTGCCGGATTTTTAAGGAAAGCTAAGAAAATTGCCGTAttgtataaaatgtttatttggaaggtttaaatttaaaaaaatacaagtgatgtattatgtactatgcgtatactacttttaaacttacttattttattcttcaCTTTTTAAGGTTTTGAATAATTTAGTCCAAGAACCTACCCGAATAAAAGTGAAGAATCTACCAAAATGAGGAAATAAcgattttagacattaaaatctCGGAGATAAGGTTGCATTTTTGGCGTTTCTTTTCGTGGCGCTTCTACTTCATCTATGGTTTACAAGTTTTTGCGTTCCATTagacgaaatatttattttttgtttactaaaactcATGAAAAACTCTTAAAACTCTACTTTACTCAATTGCCGTATATTTTGATACGGTAATCAAAGTGCTGCCGTATACCGTATTTATGGTGCCCAAGATGCCTGAATGCCGTATATTACGGCAATTGCCGTATCAAGAAATTCAAGAACAACACTGAACACTGAGCCGATGACAGATTTGACGGAAAGGATTAcgttcaaaaacctaaatatgtaaaaaaaaaattggattttttctgatttagatagctttacaaaagTATTTCGCAACTATATCTTGCCCATTTCGGGCATTCTTGCCGACCATGCCGTACTATTTTCGAGAACTTCGTGAATTTAGTTTTGAAATTCGTaattcttataaaataaaaatcgatTGGAAAAATAAATCGTAAAGATTCGTAGCAAAAGTGTTCTTAGCTTTTTTTTATATGGCAAGAGTGTTTGTCTCTTGTCACCAGTGTCATTAATGTGGTCATTTGTGATCAGCTGTCAAAATAAATCTGCCCGATTTCTATCAAAACATTTTCGTATTGGAATTTGGAACTCTAAAAActgcaaaaatacaaaaaatgtacACAGAAGTGGACGTATTTGTCGGTAATTATACTCTAATTGATCCCGAGATATATCAGCTGTGGATTGACGGTTGTTCCTGTAAgtattttatcaatttaataACCACAATCTTGGTAATATTAAACCGCAAGATAAAATCATATTAGATAACTATTTTTGGCTGTTCTTGAATGTTATGAATGCCAGCATTTGCTTCTAATGTGATGTATGATCACAAACAGCTGTAAAATCTTAATATTCATGAATATAGTGTAGGAACATCAGGTATTTATTAAGAGTAAGTAACTAAACTTTTTAATTCTTTAAAGCAGCAGTAGAcactggttttattgctttattatacACCGTTTATAATATGTGTGTTTTGACATATAGGTCTCACTCATTCTTCTCTTTTCATTGTATTCTGTCAGCTTTATTGTATTTAGATTCAAATGAGATGGATCtcaactagggttgccagatgcCCGGGAAATCCGGGATTGTCCCGGAATTTTGCGTCTTGTCCCGTGTCCAGTAATTAGACATTACTGTCCCGGATTTCCGAAAACCTAATAGTTTTGTgtcaaaataaactaatatGTAATAACAAATGACACGGCTGGCCTGCCTGTGAGTCCTATTATGTACGTTGACgtacattacttatttaataaaagtgtgtatttgaaaataaatggcatttttcttttgaaatacaaattaaatcatttgaGAAACCAAGATATTTTTACTATGGCCAAGTCCCAACACCGTTGTCCTAGTAGGATTGTCCCGGATTCGGTAAGTTTCCATCTGGCAACCCTAATCTCAACCCACTTCCAATAAGAAAAACAGttaataaattgaaattaagttaGTTATAATAAACTTACACATGCAGGAGTGTTAAACTGAATAACCAAAATATTGTAGCCAGTGAAGCCGTGTCTACGTTGCATCAGAGGAACATCGCTAAACAGACCGGAGCATCGGTGGAACTGATTGCCAGCGATGTGTTGGATCATTACCGGTAAATCATTGTTTTTAGTCTTGTAGAACAGAGAGTGGTAGAAGAGTACTCTTCTTTGTAGTTATATGCCTTTATTTAACTCAAGTTGTACTCATATTACAAATACAAATCTActtattcaaaagtaagtacatgcatatgttacggttaatgtgataaattgaaaattattaaaaataaccggttattatgaataattaccgacagtcgcggtaaaagtgataaattaatcacatttaacagtgattatttaataattcatccttagtactaacaaatttcataaaagagaacaacatcttgtgtacgtgctcgtgtacagccaaacttttgaacgttttgatatcatatatcaCATAAAAACAAGGAACTTGAGTCAATTGCAAGTGTAGTTAGTAAAGTGCAAGGAGCAGAtgctcaaattcaaattctttattgctccatgtTGGTAGACCAGCAAGTCTTATGAAAGTTTTTTAAGTCAGTTCAATAAAAGTTATTGTTCTTATGTTCATTTATTAAACCAAACGCcatctactgctggacaaaggcctcccacaatgaccggtcctgcgctcaGATGCCTCTCACGATCTTCATCAGACCTAGAACTGGCATGCCTGCTTTCAACATacatattcttttttttttcaggacaTTCGCCCTGTTGGAGCGGCTCCTCACGGTCCCATCGAAGTTATCCGAGCAGATGATCTTCCAAATTGACGAGCAGACAAAGCAGATGCTAATTGAAAAGTAAGTTATGTGGTAAAAGAAACGCCTGATCATGTCCTGGACAGGCCAGGCCTTtaaagcgctttcacatttaggcgatttagcagcgcgacaaacgcgcgacagacgcgctgccgaaaatttcatactatgtgacagcggatgcatgccttcacactataaaaacgccgctgccgcgctgctgtcgcgctactaatgccctaatgtgaaagcggtcttaaaggtcatagcacacttatcaactcggaaaggggtcaacaccgtatcgcctttcgggCGCTGTCAATCGCGAAGCGAGGCGTTggcgttacggtgcggataagtgttcgttgcagtatggagtttcatacaaatactgaccgcctcgagttgatacggttacgatccctttccgggttgataaaggTCCTTAAAGCGGTTGTCCCCTGATCGAATTAATTGAGAAAATGTTTGTTTTAGGTATTACGATTTGGACGATGCAGTCATCAGAGAGTTGTTGGGAAGAAAATTGTCGTCGCGGCATCGGAAGGATCTTGATGAGGTTGGTaaattatcatcaggtcatttagtctccactgcaggagcacgaccctatttaccagaggcaagatttcctgctacctttatcaggtcgtcggtccaccttgtgggtggacgtcccacgctgcgtataCCGGTactaaggcgctggatgcaggccgctaccaaccgtgcaatgtggaagtcattgggggagacctatgttcagcagtggacgtcctatggctgaaattattattatgatgatgatgaagaagaatGGCCTGCCCTTCCCCACGCTGTCCAGACGGTTTTTAGTCGCCTCTTATGGTATcaatgtgtttgttttttacctcttcccgtggatgtcgtaagaggcgactaagggacaaatgtgaacatcaggcctccccaacccgtctggccagcgtggggagtgtaggacaaatcctcttgcctctggtcaattagagagggccgtgctcctgcagtggagactaaagaACGAAATTAATAATCAGGAAGTGATTGAGGCGgtaagtattctttgtatgaaactccatactgcaatgCACAGtgcgcacacttatccgcaccgtaacgtaaacgcctcgcctcgcgacgAAAGGCGATACGAATTACGATGTTGATCCATTTCTGGGTTGATTAGTGTGCTAACCTTAAATGACCTGACGGAtatgattgaaataaaatcCGGTCACCGAGCACAtacaatttcgtccaatgaccccaagctacccatccttattgttCGCGCGTAATTTACTCACTGCGGCCGGTCATCGCACAATCAGGACAGCAATatgattacgcgcgagcgataaagatgggtagcttggggtcaatggacgaaattctatctgctcggcgaccggactttagatgaaattaaaaattcatttatttttgcaaataggctttaaaaaagcgcttttacacgtcccaatattaaccctaccactgcttcgggacaataaatgggccagtgctgagaagaagcagcgcaagaaactcagtcactattgccATTCAAATTTGACTCCTATTCTAATCAAAATAGGTGTCAGAACGTTCCGGAGCGCCGCTGCGTTGTTGTCGCCGTCAGTTCGACAACGTGCGTCGCGTGTTCAAAGCGGTTGAGGAGATGCCAGGCAACGTGGTGTCAAACATCCGGACTACCTTCTTACTGTCAGAACCGCTAGCTAAGTGAGTAAAATATAGGCATGATGTGTGATATGATTTTATTGTCTTCAATTTTCATAATCATGATTGTAAATTCGTACGACTTTTTTACTCTCGCTTTTCTTAATCACAATCATGATCGTAAATTcgtaatcataatcatgatcaTGATTGTAATTGTAGCcataatcatgattatgataATCATAGAATTAGGTCCGGTTTcgaccaaggcggagcggagaagtgttttgaataactatTTCATTCATTATTCATTATTTCTCCGCTTAACTCCTCAGCTTTCAAATTCAACAAAAAATTCGTCCGCCCGACAAATCTCTCTTCTACGCAAATGCAATAAACACATtttcccccttactaataaaacttacacgctcgttgaacagtgtttcaAAGTGACGttcagtatggaaatgtcattttaaaacagtgttcaacaaccgtgtaactttttattagtaagggggtttgACTCTgactttggtggaaaccgagccTAATGTATGACTTTTTTATTCTCACTTTtcttaatcataatcatgatcgTAATCATAGTTTAGTTTAGCAGGGAAATCGAAAGCGCACTTAGCCTCTTGATTGGACCATTGTGCAAAGATCGTAATCATGATCATGATTGTAATAAAGTCATAATCATGAGCAATGTAATGGCCAAAACATTTTTTACAGAAAATACGGTGCCGTTGTGTTCATAGCGTGCATGCGATTCGAAACGGCCAAGAGGAAGCTGCAATATCTGTCGTTCAACGACTTCTATCATTGTGCACAAGTAAGTAGTTTGTAtattttgtatacagggtgtaaagaATTGGGTACTTGACACCACAGTCTTTCCCGAACATTATAATCcgagccttttcaaggcgagagtgagaaggacacttacagggcagatatgtaccatcctagactgcatctcacttaacattagtagcgattgcggtcaaatacctgcttagTTCTGCGTAAAAAAAGGAAATTCTATTATAAATAACgatatgtcggccgtttggtgtagtggttcgatacggactactattccggaggtagcgggt of Ostrinia nubilalis chromosome 29, ilOstNubi1.1, whole genome shotgun sequence contains these proteins:
- the LOC135085689 gene encoding acidic fibroblast growth factor intracellular-binding protein, which gives rise to MYTEVDVFVGNYTLIDPEIYQLWIDGCSSSEAVSTLHQRNIAKQTGASVELIASDVLDHYRTFALLERLLTVPSKLSEQMIFQIDEQTKQMLIEKYYDLDDAVIRELLGRKLSSRHRKDLDEVSERSGAPLRCCRRQFDNVRRVFKAVEEMPGNVVSNIRTTFLLSEPLAKKYGAVVFIACMRFETAKRKLQYLSFNDFYHCAQAIMGSWTYSCTGPEYYDTEMDREFLLELRELRILLDKEKEHKHLICMRLKPKLLEKSYQELELNFRLYTRALVGLACNLHRGRELRSLFIDLLERCIEPLRLGSWPKTDLAQFLCAYEQCALQMDVLREADLKSVWERYMRVISQCLLTMYHI